In Priestia megaterium NBRC 15308 = ATCC 14581, the following proteins share a genomic window:
- a CDS encoding TetR/AcrR family transcriptional regulator, which yields MNQKQLDILGHTHQLFMEKGYVDTSVQDILERSGISKGTFYKYFSSKSELLISLLSSLQESLILQREKVVIEYRGDNQKGFQEQMIFMMNFAEQNKIPEMIESTLVLNEVKTFHYIEELKAATFNWIYERFQQIFPSKTSPYLFDGAVLLEGMLNNMFKMNKALNYPLPIEQIVRYCMKRTEEIIIEVAEQKEQLFSPSVYSAVFNKKTESHFSTDLTRVTAKLKRVIENKLTNEEERKRSLEFVTFISDELLQNDTEPRTFIIQSSLLSLEKINTLAQTKELEEYKEVVTTLTRHSS from the coding sequence ATGAATCAAAAACAGCTAGATATTTTAGGGCATACGCACCAGCTTTTTATGGAAAAAGGATACGTAGACACTTCGGTACAAGATATATTAGAAAGAAGCGGGATTTCAAAAGGAACATTTTATAAATATTTCTCATCTAAAAGCGAACTGCTTATCTCATTACTTTCGTCTCTGCAAGAATCACTTATTCTACAAAGAGAAAAAGTAGTCATTGAATATAGAGGGGATAATCAGAAGGGATTTCAAGAACAGATGATCTTTATGATGAACTTTGCAGAGCAAAACAAAATTCCTGAAATGATTGAAAGTACACTCGTTTTAAATGAAGTTAAAACATTTCATTATATAGAGGAATTAAAAGCTGCAACATTCAACTGGATATATGAACGTTTTCAGCAGATTTTTCCGTCTAAGACTTCTCCTTATTTATTTGATGGAGCTGTGCTGCTAGAAGGAATGCTTAACAATATGTTTAAAATGAACAAAGCGCTGAACTATCCATTACCTATTGAACAAATTGTCCGTTATTGCATGAAGCGTACAGAGGAAATCATAATCGAAGTAGCAGAACAAAAAGAACAGTTATTTAGCCCTTCCGTTTACTCTGCGGTATTTAATAAGAAAACAGAAAGTCATTTTTCGACAGATCTGACGCGTGTAACTGCGAAGTTAAAACGGGTGATTGAAAATAAACTAACAAATGAAGAAGAACGAAAGAGAAGTCTAGAATTTGTTACGTTTATATCGGATGAATTGCTGCAAAATGATACGGAGCCTCGCACGTTCATTATTCAGAGCTCTCTTTTATCGCTAGAGAAAATCAATACTCTCGCACAGACCAAAGAGCTAGAGGAATATAAGGAAGTCGTAACTACTCTGACAAGACATTCTTCATAA
- a CDS encoding xylose repressor, producing MQIADQALVKKMNQKLILDEILKNSPVSRATLSEITGLNKSTVSSQVNTLLEKDFIFEIGTGQSRGGRRPVMLVFNKNAGYSIGIDIGVDYLNGILTDLEGNIILEKTSDFSSSSASEVKEILFALIHDFVTHMPESPYGLVGIGICVPGLVDRHQQIIFMPNLNWNIKDLQLLIENEFNVPVFVENEANAGAYGEKVFGMTKNYENIVYISINVGIGTGLVINNELYKGVQGFSGEMGHMTIDFNGPKCSCGNRGCWELYASEKALLASLSQKDKNISRKEIVERANKNDVEMLNALQNFGFYIGIGLTNILNTFDVEAVILRNHIIESHPIVLNTIKNEVSSRVHSHLDNKCELLPSSLGKNAPALGAVSIVIDSFLSVTPIS from the coding sequence ATTCAAATTGCAGATCAAGCTTTAGTAAAAAAAATGAATCAAAAATTAATATTAGATGAAATTTTAAAGAACTCCCCTGTCTCCAGGGCAACTCTCTCTGAGATTACAGGACTAAACAAGTCTACTGTCTCCTCTCAAGTAAATACACTGCTTGAAAAAGATTTTATTTTTGAAATTGGGACAGGACAATCTAGGGGCGGCAGAAGACCTGTAATGCTTGTTTTTAATAAGAATGCAGGCTACTCGATCGGTATCGATATAGGAGTCGACTACCTTAACGGAATTCTAACCGACTTAGAAGGAAATATTATTCTCGAGAAGACTTCTGACTTTTCTAGTTCTTCCGCTAGTGAAGTAAAAGAGATTTTATTTGCACTTATTCATGATTTTGTAACCCATATGCCTGAGTCCCCTTATGGTCTAGTCGGAATAGGAATTTGTGTTCCAGGCCTTGTAGATCGTCATCAGCAAATTATTTTTATGCCTAACTTAAATTGGAATATCAAAGATTTGCAGCTTTTAATTGAGAATGAGTTTAATGTTCCGGTTTTTGTTGAAAATGAAGCTAATGCAGGAGCATACGGTGAAAAAGTATTTGGTATGACAAAAAACTACGAAAACATCGTTTACATCAGTATTAATGTCGGAATTGGAACTGGACTTGTTATTAACAACGAATTGTATAAGGGTGTTCAGGGTTTTTCTGGGGAAATGGGTCATATGACGATAGATTTTAATGGCCCCAAATGTAGCTGTGGAAATCGAGGCTGTTGGGAATTATATGCTTCTGAAAAAGCGTTACTGGCTTCGCTCTCTCAAAAAGATAAGAATATTTCTCGAAAAGAGATTGTGGAACGCGCAAATAAAAATGATGTAGAAATGTTAAATGCACTTCAAAACTTTGGCTTTTATATCGGAATTGGATTAACCAATATCCTTAATACATTTGATGTAGAAGCTGTTATCTTGAGAAATCATATAATTGAATCTCATCCCATTGTTTTAAATACGATTAAAAACGAAGTTTCTTCTAGAGTTCATTCTCATTTAGACAATAAATGTGAACTATTGCCTTCTTCGTTAGGAAAAAATGCCCCTGCTTTAGGAGCTGTTTCCATCGTTATTGATTCTTTCTTAAGTGTTACCCCTATAAGTTAG
- the xylA gene encoding xylose isomerase, giving the protein MVQTSTNKINYFESVNKVLYEGKDSKNPLAFKYYNPEEVVGGKTMKDQLRFSVAYWHTFTADGTDPFGAATMQRSWDRYDGMDLAKARVEAAFQLFETLNVPFFAFHDRDIAPEGSTLQETNKNLDVIVTMIKEYMQTSNVKLLWNTANMFTNPRFVHGAATSCNADVFAYAAAQVKKGLETAKELGAENYVFWGGREGYETLLNTNLQLELDNLARFMHMAVDYATEIGYRGQFLIEPKPKEPTTHQYDTDAATTISFLRQYGLDKYFKLNLEANHATLAGHTFEHELRVARVQGFLGSVDANQGDPLLGWDTDEFPTDLYSTTLAMYEILQNGGLGSGGLNFDAKVRRGSFEQDDLLYAHVAGMDAFARGLKVAHKLVEDRVFENVINERYSSFKEGIGLEIVEGKANFHTLEQYAFKNPNIANKSGRQERLKSILNQYILEV; this is encoded by the coding sequence ATGGTCCAAACTAGTACTAATAAAATTAATTATTTTGAAAGCGTAAACAAAGTTTTATACGAAGGTAAAGATTCTAAAAATCCTTTAGCTTTTAAATACTATAACCCTGAAGAAGTAGTAGGCGGTAAAACGATGAAAGATCAGCTGCGTTTTTCTGTTGCTTACTGGCACACGTTTACAGCAGATGGTACGGATCCTTTTGGTGCAGCTACTATGCAAAGATCCTGGGATAGATATGATGGAATGGATTTAGCAAAAGCGAGAGTTGAGGCAGCTTTTCAACTTTTTGAAACATTAAATGTTCCATTCTTCGCATTTCATGATCGAGACATTGCTCCTGAGGGCAGTACGTTGCAAGAAACAAATAAAAACCTTGATGTTATCGTCACTATGATCAAAGAATACATGCAAACAAGTAACGTAAAGTTATTATGGAACACAGCGAATATGTTTACAAATCCCCGGTTCGTTCATGGTGCAGCTACTTCTTGTAATGCAGATGTATTTGCTTATGCGGCGGCTCAAGTAAAAAAGGGGCTTGAAACAGCAAAAGAACTAGGCGCAGAAAATTATGTATTCTGGGGCGGCCGTGAGGGATATGAAACACTGCTTAACACAAATTTGCAGTTAGAGTTAGATAACTTAGCCAGATTTATGCATATGGCTGTAGATTACGCAACCGAAATTGGATATAGGGGGCAGTTTTTAATTGAGCCTAAACCTAAAGAACCTACAACACATCAGTATGATACCGATGCAGCAACAACTATTTCATTTTTAAGACAATACGGATTAGATAAATACTTCAAACTTAATCTAGAAGCTAACCACGCAACGTTAGCTGGGCATACATTTGAACACGAATTACGAGTAGCTAGAGTACAAGGCTTCTTAGGGTCCGTGGATGCAAACCAAGGTGACCCTCTTTTAGGCTGGGATACAGATGAATTCCCAACGGATTTATATTCTACAACGCTAGCAATGTATGAAATTCTGCAAAATGGAGGGCTGGGCAGCGGAGGATTAAACTTTGATGCTAAAGTACGCAGAGGTTCTTTTGAACAAGATGATTTACTCTATGCTCATGTAGCAGGAATGGATGCGTTTGCTCGAGGGTTAAAAGTAGCACATAAATTAGTAGAAGATCGTGTTTTCGAAAATGTTATCAACGAGCGCTACAGCAGCTTTAAAGAAGGAATTGGGCTTGAGATTGTGGAAGGAAAAGCTAACTTCCATACACTGGAGCAGTACGCGTTTAAAAATCCGAATATTGCGAATAAATCAGGAAGACAAGAACGTTTAAAGTCCATTTTAAATCAATATATTTTAGAAGTTTAA
- the xylB gene encoding xylulokinase, translating into MKYVIGIDLGTSAVKTVLVDTKGKICAVVSKNYPLLHEKTGYSEQNPEEWVQQTASALSELIANANIKPEDIEGISYSGQMHGLVMLDENYNLLRNAILWNDTRTTEQCHHLYKVIGEKRLLKITKNQALEGFTLPKLLWVKEYEPAIFEKTAVFMLPKDYLRFKMTGFIHSEYSDAAGTLLLNISKKKWDDELCQLAGININLCPPLVESSECIGNISEAFSQKTGLTTSTKVFAGGADNACGAIGAGILSSGETLCSIGTSGVVLSYEERSDRDFDGKVHYFNHGKENAFYTMGVTLSAGHSLGWFKDNFAKNVTFEELLADLKNVPIGSNGLLFTPYLVGERTPHADATIRGSFIGMDASHKKRDFTRAVIEGITFSLNESIEIFRENGKEITSIVSIGGGAKNDHWLQIQADVFNAKIVKLSTEQGPALGAAMLAAYGCGWYNSLEECANVFITSSKTYYPNAEHVQVYKQLYELYKEVYPQTHGLSKKLGEFKRK; encoded by the coding sequence ATGAAATATGTAATTGGAATTGATCTAGGAACAAGCGCCGTAAAAACGGTTTTAGTTGATACAAAAGGCAAGATTTGCGCTGTGGTTTCTAAGAATTATCCTCTCCTTCATGAAAAAACAGGGTATAGTGAACAGAATCCAGAAGAATGGGTTCAGCAGACGGCTAGTGCTTTAAGTGAATTAATTGCTAACGCTAATATAAAACCCGAAGATATAGAAGGAATTAGTTATTCTGGACAAATGCATGGCCTTGTGATGCTGGATGAAAACTACAACCTATTACGTAACGCCATTTTGTGGAATGATACAAGAACAACAGAACAATGTCATCATCTCTATAAAGTCATTGGAGAAAAACGTCTTTTAAAGATAACAAAAAACCAGGCTTTAGAAGGATTTACTCTTCCTAAGTTATTGTGGGTAAAAGAGTATGAACCGGCTATATTTGAAAAAACAGCTGTATTTATGCTGCCTAAAGATTATTTACGCTTTAAAATGACCGGCTTTATTCATAGTGAATATTCAGATGCTGCCGGTACATTATTATTAAACATCAGCAAGAAAAAATGGGATGATGAGCTTTGCCAATTAGCAGGAATCAATATTAATCTTTGTCCGCCACTAGTTGAATCTAGTGAATGCATAGGCAATATTAGTGAAGCGTTCTCTCAAAAAACGGGATTAACCACTTCAACGAAAGTATTTGCAGGTGGAGCAGATAATGCTTGCGGAGCAATTGGCGCCGGCATTTTATCATCAGGGGAAACACTATGTAGCATTGGGACATCGGGTGTTGTTCTTTCTTATGAGGAACGAAGCGATAGAGACTTTGATGGAAAAGTCCATTATTTTAATCATGGAAAAGAAAATGCCTTTTATACGATGGGCGTTACGCTATCTGCGGGGCACAGTTTAGGCTGGTTTAAGGACAATTTCGCAAAAAACGTCACGTTTGAAGAATTATTGGCTGACCTAAAAAATGTCCCAATCGGCTCAAACGGCCTTTTATTTACCCCTTACTTAGTCGGGGAACGTACACCGCATGCAGATGCTACGATTCGCGGAAGTTTTATAGGAATGGACGCCTCTCATAAAAAGAGAGACTTTACGCGGGCAGTTATTGAAGGGATTACGTTTTCATTAAATGAATCAATTGAAATTTTTCGAGAAAACGGAAAGGAAATTACGTCTATTGTATCAATCGGCGGGGGAGCAAAAAACGATCACTGGCTTCAAATTCAAGCAGACGTTTTTAATGCGAAAATCGTAAAGTTGTCTACTGAACAAGGCCCAGCGTTAGGAGCAGCCATGCTAGCAGCTTATGGCTGTGGCTGGTATAACTCATTGGAAGAGTGTGCAAACGTATTTATTACGTCTTCGAAAACATATTATCCTAACGCAGAACATGTACAAGTCTATAAACAGCTTTATGAATTATATAAAGAAGTATATCCTCAAACACACGGCTTAAGTAAAAAGCTAGGCGAATTTAAAAGGAAGTAA
- the xylE gene encoding D-xylose transporter XylE, translating into MKQNRNSLYIFSITLVAAIGGLLFGYDTAVISGAEESLKVYLIDSLGLGSLAHGVTVSSALIGCIIGGLISGYFATKLGRKQSLILAAILFIVSALGASYPEFLFFTKGEPTFSLLLAFNFYRIIGGIGVGLASAICPIYIGEIAPADIRGRLVSFNQFMIIFGMLVVYFVNWGIANGETLEWINDVGWRYMFASGAIPALLFAALLFLVPETPRYLAIQNQDQKALAILTKINGSSEAKAILEDIKQTISTNVSSEKLLAYGKLVIVVGILLSVFQQFVGINVALYYAPRIFESMGAAKGSSMLQTIIMGLVNVIFTVIAILTVDRLGRKPLLITGSIGMAIGMFGVASMAFSNIIGIGTLVFIIIYTASFMMSWGPICWVLISEIFPNKIRGRAVAIAVAAQWAANYFISSTYPVMMEYSGGLTYGFYGLMSVLSALFVWKFVPETKGRTLEQMENMWRKKQEASKSKKVI; encoded by the coding sequence ATGAAACAAAATCGAAACTCATTATATATTTTTTCTATTACCTTAGTTGCCGCTATCGGGGGGTTACTGTTTGGATATGATACAGCTGTAATATCTGGAGCTGAAGAATCATTAAAGGTGTATCTTATTGACAGCTTAGGATTAGGATCTTTAGCACACGGTGTTACTGTATCAAGTGCTTTGATAGGGTGTATTATTGGAGGACTGATATCTGGTTATTTTGCGACGAAACTAGGACGCAAACAATCACTTATACTAGCAGCTATTCTTTTTATAGTCTCAGCGTTAGGCGCTTCTTATCCCGAGTTTTTATTTTTTACAAAAGGGGAACCGACATTCTCTTTGTTACTAGCTTTTAACTTCTACCGCATTATAGGTGGGATTGGTGTTGGCCTAGCATCAGCCATTTGTCCGATCTATATAGGAGAAATTGCACCGGCAGATATTCGCGGCAGATTGGTATCGTTCAATCAATTTATGATTATTTTTGGAATGTTAGTCGTTTACTTCGTGAATTGGGGTATTGCAAATGGGGAAACCTTAGAATGGATTAATGATGTAGGTTGGAGATACATGTTTGCTTCAGGAGCTATTCCAGCTTTACTTTTTGCAGCACTCTTGTTTTTAGTTCCTGAAACGCCTCGCTACTTAGCTATACAGAATCAAGATCAAAAAGCTTTAGCCATACTAACTAAAATTAATGGATCTTCAGAAGCGAAAGCAATTTTAGAAGATATTAAACAAACAATTTCTACCAATGTTTCGTCTGAAAAATTATTGGCATATGGAAAATTAGTTATCGTTGTAGGTATACTGCTTTCTGTATTTCAACAATTTGTAGGAATCAATGTAGCTTTATATTATGCTCCGCGTATTTTTGAAAGCATGGGAGCAGCTAAAGGTTCTTCTATGCTGCAAACCATTATTATGGGATTAGTAAACGTTATTTTTACAGTAATTGCAATTTTGACGGTTGATCGTTTGGGAAGAAAACCTTTATTAATAACAGGGTCTATCGGAATGGCCATTGGAATGTTCGGTGTAGCAAGCATGGCTTTTTCAAACATCATTGGTATAGGAACGCTTGTATTTATCATTATTTATACAGCTTCCTTTATGATGTCATGGGGACCAATTTGTTGGGTGCTCATTTCAGAGATTTTTCCTAATAAAATTAGAGGTCGTGCTGTAGCCATTGCCGTAGCTGCTCAGTGGGCAGCTAACTATTTTATTTCCTCTACGTATCCTGTGATGATGGAATATAGCGGAGGATTAACATATGGTTTCTACGGTTTAATGAGTGTACTTTCTGCTTTATTCGTTTGGAAATTTGTTCCTGAAACAAAAGGTAGAACTCTTGAACAAATGGAAAATATGTGGAGAAAAAAACAAGAGGCTTCAAAGAGTAAGAAGGTCATATAA
- a CDS encoding sigma-54 interaction domain-containing protein, producing MKNTFQEHIEVDCSSKKFNWWHAVINSINDGILVIDKKGIVRFINPEYTKITGVKSDIIGKPLIEYRPGAQLTNTLKDQQCRVGVYRKEKNREYMVDMAPIIIEGKLAGAVSVCKSLNEVDKLSKELRRQTEKLKNLENRMDSIYEAKYTFEQIIGGDGGLRHVVHIAEKVAESQFPILVTGESGTGKELFSQAIHNKSERKHGPFIPVNCAAIPSSLLESELFGYGDGAFTNAKKGGKAGLFEIADNGTIFLDEIGDMSYDLQAKLLRVLQEKKIRRVGEATERAVDVRIIAATHRNLKQLVNKKQFREDLFYRLNVIQLEIPPLRKRREDIRELVYSFIKYSTTNTSYKIDEYTLGFLQSYHWPGNVRELKNVIDYATCMAEDTDIVFRHLPEFMIKNEKNFSDIVSKTEKSSRTLQEAIQDKECAFIQEILRKYPNNIEGKKKAAEVLDISLATLYNKMKKYHIHF from the coding sequence GTGAAGAATACATTTCAAGAGCACATAGAAGTCGACTGCTCCTCTAAAAAGTTTAACTGGTGGCATGCAGTTATAAATTCGATAAATGATGGTATTCTAGTTATCGACAAAAAAGGGATTGTTAGATTTATTAACCCAGAGTATACAAAGATTACAGGAGTAAAAAGTGATATTATCGGAAAACCGCTAATAGAATATCGCCCAGGTGCTCAGTTAACAAATACCCTAAAAGATCAACAATGCAGAGTAGGCGTATATCGAAAGGAAAAAAATCGGGAATATATGGTGGACATGGCTCCAATTATAATAGAAGGTAAACTTGCAGGAGCCGTATCGGTTTGTAAAAGTCTCAATGAAGTTGATAAATTATCAAAAGAGTTAAGAAGACAAACGGAAAAGCTAAAGAATTTAGAAAACCGAATGGATTCTATTTATGAAGCAAAGTATACATTTGAACAAATAATTGGTGGGGACGGAGGGTTAAGGCACGTTGTTCATATAGCTGAAAAAGTAGCAGAATCTCAATTTCCTATTCTTGTGACGGGAGAAAGCGGCACGGGAAAAGAATTATTTTCACAGGCTATACATAATAAAAGTGAGCGCAAGCATGGTCCTTTTATACCTGTAAATTGTGCCGCTATTCCTTCGTCTCTGTTAGAAAGTGAACTTTTTGGATATGGAGACGGTGCTTTTACAAATGCTAAAAAAGGCGGGAAGGCTGGACTATTCGAAATAGCAGACAACGGAACTATATTTTTAGATGAAATTGGAGATATGTCGTATGATCTTCAGGCTAAGTTGTTAAGAGTCCTACAAGAGAAAAAGATTCGAAGGGTAGGAGAAGCTACTGAACGTGCAGTGGACGTAAGAATTATTGCTGCTACACATCGCAATCTAAAGCAGCTTGTGAATAAAAAACAGTTTCGAGAAGATTTATTTTATAGACTTAACGTGATTCAATTAGAGATACCTCCTTTAAGAAAAAGAAGAGAAGATATACGTGAACTCGTCTATTCTTTTATTAAATACTCGACCACCAACACTTCTTACAAAATTGACGAATATACACTAGGTTTTCTTCAATCTTATCATTGGCCTGGCAACGTAAGGGAATTAAAAAATGTAATTGACTATGCAACATGCATGGCGGAAGACACAGATATTGTATTTCGTCATCTCCCAGAATTTATGATTAAAAATGAAAAAAACTTTTCAGATATTGTAAGTAAAACAGAGAAATCTAGTCGAACACTGCAAGAAGCTATACAGGATAAAGAGTGTGCATTTATTCAGGAAATATTAAGAAAATATCCAAATAACATTGAGGGAAAAAAGAAAGCAGCAGAAGTTTTAGATATTTCTTTAGCTACTTTATACAATAAAATGAAAAAATATCATATTCATTTCTAA
- a CDS encoding CitMHS family transporter: MLALLGFLIIGVFLFLIMTNRLSVLIALVLVPTVFALIGGFGLEMGDMMLEGIIKVAPTGIMIVFAVLYFGLMIDTGLFKPMISKMLRLVKGDPLKVVVGTAIVTMLVSLDGDGASTFMITITALLPLYKRLKMNPLILSGVVALGAGVMNLAPWGGPTARAMTTFNADSSQLFNPVIPAMIAGIVWVLASAFWLGKKERQRLGVIELEEHVQGFTEHAAALEAKGPRLFWFNLALTILLLIALIKVWLPLPILFIVAFAIALLVNYPNPEEQQKRLLSHANNVLIVSTMIFAAGIFTGILTGTKMIDGMASAMVSIIPESLASYLPVLVAVTSMPLSLVFTPDAYYFGVLPIISQTASNFGIDPIEIGRAAILGQMTTGFPLSPLTASTFILVGLAGVNLGDHQRFIFKWAFGTTIVMTIVALITGAITI, translated from the coding sequence ATGTTAGCACTATTAGGATTTTTAATTATTGGTGTATTTCTATTTTTAATTATGACCAATCGTTTATCTGTATTGATTGCCTTAGTTCTCGTACCAACTGTTTTTGCGTTAATAGGCGGATTTGGGCTAGAAATGGGAGACATGATGTTAGAAGGCATTATAAAAGTAGCGCCTACAGGTATTATGATTGTTTTTGCAGTTTTGTACTTCGGCTTAATGATTGATACAGGCTTATTTAAGCCTATGATTTCTAAAATGCTTCGTCTAGTTAAAGGAGATCCGTTAAAAGTAGTCGTAGGGACAGCTATCGTCACAATGCTTGTATCATTAGACGGAGACGGTGCATCTACTTTTATGATTACAATTACAGCGCTGCTACCTCTTTATAAGAGATTGAAGATGAATCCTCTTATTTTATCAGGAGTGGTTGCTTTAGGAGCAGGAGTTATGAACTTAGCTCCTTGGGGAGGACCTACTGCTAGAGCTATGACTACATTTAATGCAGATTCTTCTCAATTATTTAACCCTGTTATTCCCGCAATGATTGCTGGGATTGTATGGGTGTTAGCATCTGCGTTTTGGCTTGGGAAAAAGGAGAGGCAGAGACTAGGAGTCATTGAACTGGAAGAACATGTACAAGGGTTTACAGAACATGCAGCTGCTCTAGAAGCAAAAGGACCACGGCTTTTTTGGTTTAATCTTGCTTTAACAATTTTGCTTCTTATCGCGTTAATTAAAGTATGGCTACCTTTACCGATTTTATTTATTGTCGCTTTTGCAATTGCTCTTTTAGTGAATTATCCCAATCCAGAAGAGCAGCAAAAACGTTTACTAAGCCATGCAAACAACGTGTTAATTGTTTCTACGATGATTTTTGCTGCAGGCATTTTCACGGGTATTCTGACAGGAACAAAGATGATAGATGGAATGGCCTCTGCAATGGTTAGTATTATCCCTGAATCACTAGCTTCTTACTTACCTGTACTAGTAGCGGTTACAAGTATGCCTCTTAGCTTAGTGTTTACACCGGATGCTTACTATTTCGGAGTATTACCAATTATTAGCCAGACGGCTTCTAACTTTGGCATCGATCCAATTGAAATTGGCAGAGCAGCTATTTTAGGACAGATGACGACTGGATTTCCATTAAGTCCTTTAACCGCCTCGACCTTTATCCTTGTAGGGTTAGCGGGAGTAAATTTAGGCGATCATCAGCGTTTTATCTTTAAGTGGGCATTTGGAACGACCATTGTTATGACGATTGTGGCATTAATAACGGGAGCAATTACTATTTGA
- a CDS encoding acyclic terpene utilization AtuA family protein, translating to MIRIGSGAGFSGDRLDPAVILAEKGNLDYLVLECLAERTIALAQKRKSQNPLMGYDSLLEKRLELLLPIIKKKKVRIITNMGAANPIGAAEKVVEIANRLNIRIKVAAVTGDDVLKLIDRNGLTLETNEPLSHFGNVISANAYLGVETMLPALETDAQVIITGRVADPSLFVAPMVHHFGWSLDDVDKIAQGTVIGHLLECGGQVAGGYFADPGKKEVSKLAELGFPFADVKEDGTAIITKVEGTGGVINLATVKEQLLYEVTNPHQYVTPDVIADFTSVHLQEIKLNQIQVSGGTGIPRPETLKVSVGYEAGVIGEGEISYAGSNALERAKLASEILYKRLKDKVVDLRIDYIGISSVHRVSFQESAPYEIRLRVAGKCLTSKEAAKIGEEVEALYTNGPAGGGGARKYVNEVVGIISTLISRNKIETHLTLKESLTNEKEII from the coding sequence ATGATAAGAATCGGATCAGGCGCAGGTTTTTCAGGAGATCGATTAGACCCAGCCGTTATATTGGCTGAAAAAGGAAATTTAGATTATTTAGTATTGGAATGTTTAGCCGAAAGAACAATCGCACTTGCCCAAAAAAGAAAAAGTCAAAACCCTTTAATGGGTTATGATTCCTTGTTAGAAAAAAGACTAGAGCTTCTTTTACCTATTATTAAGAAAAAGAAAGTGCGAATCATTACCAATATGGGAGCAGCAAATCCAATAGGTGCTGCTGAAAAAGTTGTTGAAATAGCTAACCGACTAAACATTAGGATAAAGGTAGCAGCCGTAACGGGAGATGATGTACTAAAGTTGATAGATAGAAATGGATTGACTCTAGAAACAAATGAACCGCTATCTCATTTTGGTAACGTTATATCTGCAAACGCTTACCTTGGTGTAGAAACAATGTTGCCAGCTCTAGAGACAGATGCTCAAGTTATTATTACTGGTAGAGTAGCAGATCCGTCTTTATTTGTTGCTCCAATGGTACACCACTTTGGATGGTCTTTAGACGACGTAGATAAAATTGCTCAAGGAACAGTAATTGGACACTTATTGGAATGTGGGGGACAGGTAGCTGGTGGTTATTTTGCTGATCCCGGAAAAAAAGAAGTCTCAAAGCTTGCCGAATTAGGTTTTCCATTTGCTGATGTTAAAGAAGATGGGACAGCCATTATTACTAAAGTAGAAGGGACAGGAGGAGTCATTAACTTAGCTACTGTAAAAGAACAGCTTCTTTACGAAGTAACTAACCCTCATCAATATGTAACACCCGATGTTATTGCAGATTTTACTTCCGTTCATTTACAGGAAATTAAATTGAACCAAATTCAAGTGTCTGGTGGAACAGGTATACCAAGGCCTGAAACGTTAAAAGTCAGCGTAGGTTACGAAGCAGGTGTTATTGGAGAAGGAGAAATTTCCTACGCCGGATCCAATGCTCTAGAAAGAGCTAAGCTAGCTAGTGAAATTTTATATAAGCGTTTAAAAGATAAAGTAGTCGACTTAAGAATTGATTATATTGGTATTTCTTCTGTTCATAGAGTCTCTTTTCAAGAATCAGCTCCTTATGAAATTAGGCTGAGAGTAGCAGGGAAATGTCTTACTTCAAAGGAAGCAGCTAAAATTGGAGAAGAGGTAGAAGCTCTTTATACAAATGGACCCGCAGGCGGAGGCGGAGCAAGAAAGTATGTTAATGAAGTAGTAGGAATTATTTCTACGTTGATTTCACGTAACAAAATAGAAACACACCTTACATTGAAGGAGAGCTTAACAAATGAAAAAGAAATTATATGA
- a CDS encoding AtuA-related protein produces MKKKLYELAHSRAGDKGNTLMLSLIPYNEKDYFLLREKVTASEVKKHLKNIVEGDIVRYEVPNISAFQFVCHRALLGGVTTSLGMDTHGKSLSYALLEMEVDI; encoded by the coding sequence ATGAAAAAGAAATTATATGAACTTGCTCACAGTCGAGCTGGAGATAAGGGAAACACGCTTATGTTATCACTAATTCCATATAACGAAAAAGATTATTTCTTATTACGTGAAAAAGTGACTGCTTCGGAAGTAAAAAAACACTTAAAAAATATTGTAGAAGGAGACATTGTTCGCTACGAAGTTCCTAATATATCAGCATTTCAATTTGTATGTCACCGCGCGTTACTTGGTGGGGTCACTACTTCTTTAGGAATGGATACGCACGGAAAGAGCTTAAGTTATGCCCTGCTGGAAATGGAAGTAGACATTTGA